The following are encoded in a window of Flavobacterium psychrotrophum genomic DNA:
- a CDS encoding gliding motility-associated C-terminal domain-containing protein yields the protein MSKKYHLLTSFILKPVRAFVVISLLGGTTVFAQAPGGVSGGLTGWFRSTSNAGTANTNPILLNNTTDNRVTSWMSSGGTTSGSYALVQSNTTRMPVYTTGNTASANFNFNPFMQFSGSNNTLLTNTSFTTDLLNTQGSIFLVVNTYTNITPKNTALTYLFSQNKWQFKPGFRTQTGDGFAGSTGDYYNDAPFPGGVGMTNYPETAGIILMGKGVNTNSTSNTFSANRNGDTASVTNNFDSVYDPAVSSGFFLGSNNGNEIFNGAIAEVITFDVNLSDADVNKVESYLAVKYGVTLTSGQSSTNRNYTAPDGSVFWTADNTFKFNVTGIGRDDVSGLYQKQSKSIHNNNLITVYNKNTAGTFPVTNALNTTAIDATASYFITADNGLGNATVQGNCVNRIARTWKVQKTGGIADVTIAAAKSQLPADVRYLVVSSDPTFPAGDITTYPLDDTGTILYKNVNIPTGYYFTYGSEHVVSNAVTIGCNTSTTTVTSTGLGTWTADSANPSATVIANPTANSTLISGFSTPGVYTYNWGSASCFKTVTITYTGAVPAIPVVTDIAYCQGQIAAPLTATALTGYTLTWVDSNGIQLPGAPTPLTSAIGTATFNVYQTSPEGCQSLDATITVTINTPTTAVTGFTLPAAVCAGAANVVPTKDAGFTEGGAFTVTPATGLAINAATGEIDLATSTPGTYNVKYEVTTDVTNCITGDDTTVTILINSAPVLLEPSSLALCDDDYDGLAVFNLEAEGNNTLNGQTGITLTYHTSLTDAEAGTAAITTPAAYSTITPNTQTVYIRAIENGTTTNCYTIKTIVLTVNPKPVVPVMTTYALCDDPATTGVQAVFNLTTKDAQAANGVAGLTVSYYTGETEANDGTRPITGTSAYQSAGGTVWVRVQSAAGCYSLATLNLQVNPLPATPGLTNYVLCDDPATTGVQAVFNLNSKDAEATNGVAGLTVSYYDTEAAANAGTTPVATPATYTSGTATIWVRVQTAAGCYSVASLALIVNPLPVANTIADYQLCEVTTGVAAFNLSSRDALILPAGSTDTVTYFTSQSNADNNTGAITTPGSYNNTANPQTIYVRVGNGGCYTTTSFILNVLPAPQFAAALELTGCSPFNLTEVAAQAGTGVTLGYFATQADALANNNAIATPASYLLTTTTGIVYVRAENAAGCTTVEELALTTGNCEIQRGISPGGTIGQNDNFDLAYLDVRKISIYNRYGLEVYSFKGSYTNQWGGQGSNGDELPTGTYFYMFERNNGESKTGWIYINRQN from the coding sequence ATGAGCAAAAAATATCATTTATTAACATCTTTCATATTAAAGCCTGTCAGGGCTTTTGTAGTTATTTCTCTGCTGGGTGGCACAACTGTTTTTGCACAGGCTCCGGGTGGGGTTAGTGGCGGCCTTACAGGTTGGTTCAGGTCTACCAGTAATGCAGGTACAGCTAATACAAATCCTATTTTGTTAAATAACACAACAGATAACCGTGTTACTTCATGGATGAGTAGTGGTGGCACCACCTCAGGGTCTTATGCACTGGTACAGTCTAATACCACACGTATGCCGGTATATACTACGGGCAATACAGCAAGTGCAAACTTTAACTTTAACCCGTTCATGCAATTTTCAGGCAGTAATAATACATTGCTTACAAATACAAGTTTCACAACAGATCTTTTAAATACCCAGGGTTCTATATTTTTGGTAGTTAATACTTATACAAATATTACTCCAAAAAATACGGCACTTACTTATTTGTTTTCACAAAACAAATGGCAGTTTAAGCCGGGCTTCAGGACACAAACCGGAGACGGTTTTGCCGGTAGTACAGGAGATTATTATAACGATGCTCCGTTTCCGGGAGGTGTTGGTATGACTAACTATCCTGAAACCGCAGGTATAATCCTGATGGGTAAGGGTGTTAATACCAATTCAACATCTAATACTTTTAGTGCTAACAGAAATGGTGATACAGCAAGTGTTACCAATAACTTTGACAGTGTTTATGATCCTGCTGTTTCATCAGGGTTCTTCCTGGGCAGTAATAATGGAAATGAAATATTTAACGGAGCCATTGCTGAGGTAATTACCTTTGATGTAAACCTTTCTGATGCAGATGTTAACAAGGTAGAATCATATCTTGCTGTAAAATATGGAGTTACTCTCACTTCTGGGCAATCTTCAACCAACAGAAACTATACCGCGCCGGATGGCAGCGTTTTCTGGACAGCAGATAATACATTTAAATTTAATGTTACCGGTATAGGCAGGGACGATGTTTCTGGCCTTTACCAAAAGCAGTCTAAATCAATACACAACAATAACCTGATTACGGTTTATAACAAAAATACTGCGGGTACATTTCCTGTAACAAATGCATTAAACACAACAGCTATAGATGCTACGGCTTCTTATTTTATAACGGCAGATAACGGTCTTGGTAATGCAACGGTGCAGGGTAACTGTGTTAACCGCATTGCACGCACATGGAAAGTTCAGAAAACGGGTGGTATTGCAGATGTTACTATTGCAGCAGCAAAATCACAATTGCCTGCAGATGTAAGATACCTTGTCGTATCATCAGACCCAACCTTTCCTGCGGGAGATATCACTACTTATCCTCTTGACGATACCGGAACTATATTGTACAAAAATGTAAATATTCCTACCGGTTATTACTTTACTTATGGATCAGAGCACGTAGTATCAAACGCGGTAACTATTGGCTGTAATACATCAACTACAACAGTTACTTCTACAGGTCTTGGTACCTGGACGGCAGATAGTGCCAACCCATCTGCCACAGTTATTGCTAACCCTACAGCAAACAGCACACTAATTTCTGGTTTCTCTACACCGGGTGTTTATACATATAATTGGGGTAGTGCAAGCTGTTTTAAAACAGTAACTATAACATATACCGGTGCTGTACCTGCTATACCGGTTGTTACAGATATTGCATATTGCCAGGGACAAATAGCTGCACCTTTAACGGCTACTGCACTTACCGGTTACACACTTACATGGGTAGACAGCAACGGCATACAACTGCCGGGTGCACCAACTCCATTAACGTCTGCTATAGGTACTGCTACTTTTAATGTTTATCAGACTTCTCCTGAGGGATGCCAAAGTCTGGATGCTACCATTACGGTAACAATTAACACTCCTACTACTGCCGTTACAGGCTTTACACTTCCTGCTGCTGTTTGTGCGGGCGCTGCTAATGTAGTACCAACTAAAGACGCAGGCTTTACCGAAGGAGGTGCATTTACCGTAACACCTGCTACAGGTTTAGCAATTAATGCTGCAACAGGAGAAATAGACCTTGCTACAAGTACACCGGGAACTTATAATGTTAAATATGAAGTTACTACAGATGTTACAAATTGTATTACAGGCGATGATACTACAGTAACGATACTTATTAACAGCGCACCTGTGCTGCTTGAACCGTCTTCACTAGCTTTATGTGATGATGATTATGACGGGCTTGCTGTATTTAATCTGGAAGCAGAAGGTAACAACACCCTTAACGGGCAGACAGGCATCACGCTAACCTACCACACATCATTAACAGATGCCGAAGCAGGAACAGCTGCTATAACCACACCTGCGGCATACTCAACGATAACACCAAATACACAAACAGTTTATATCAGGGCTATAGAAAACGGCACTACAACAAACTGTTATACCATAAAAACTATTGTGCTTACAGTAAACCCTAAACCTGTGGTGCCTGTAATGACTACCTATGCACTGTGCGACGATCCTGCAACAACAGGGGTACAGGCAGTATTTAACCTTACAACTAAAGATGCACAGGCTGCTAATGGAGTAGCGGGCTTAACGGTTTCTTATTATACCGGAGAAACAGAAGCTAATGATGGCACCAGGCCAATAACAGGAACTTCTGCTTATCAAAGTGCCGGAGGTACTGTTTGGGTAAGGGTACAATCGGCAGCAGGATGTTACAGCCTTGCAACCCTTAACCTGCAGGTAAATCCGCTTCCTGCAACGCCGGGTTTAACAAATTATGTACTTTGCGATGATCCTGCAACCACAGGAGTTCAGGCAGTATTTAACCTTAACTCTAAAGATGCAGAAGCTACCAATGGTGTAGCGGGCTTAACGGTTTCATACTATGATACAGAGGCTGCTGCTAATGCAGGCACTACTCCTGTAGCTACACCTGCTACATATACTAGTGGTACGGCTACTATTTGGGTAAGGGTGCAAACAGCGGCAGGATGTTACAGTGTTGCAAGCCTGGCTCTAATTGTAAATCCGCTTCCGGTTGCAAATACGATTGCTGATTACCAGCTTTGCGAAGTAACTACAGGAGTAGCTGCATTTAATCTTTCAAGCCGCGATGCGCTTATATTACCTGCCGGTTCTACAGATACCGTTACGTATTTTACAAGCCAGAGCAATGCAGATAACAATACTGGTGCTATTACTACACCGGGTAGTTATAATAATACGGCCAACCCACAAACTATCTATGTCAGGGTAGGTAATGGTGGATGCTATACAACAACATCTTTTATTCTTAATGTTTTGCCGGCTCCACAATTTGCTGCGGCGTTAGAACTTACCGGTTGTTCTCCGTTTAATCTTACTGAAGTAGCTGCGCAGGCAGGCACAGGTGTTACACTAGGATATTTTGCCACTCAGGCAGATGCCCTTGCTAATAACAATGCCATTGCTACACCGGCTTCTTACCTACTTACTACAACTACAGGTATAGTATATGTGCGTGCAGAAAATGCTGCCGGTTGTACTACTGTAGAGGAATTAGCACTTACTACAGGCAACTGCGAGAT
- a CDS encoding Ig-like domain-containing protein: MKRKLLYPFRYAIAFGFLSLSPAISFAQTATPVTITSGFNQDIIANGVGNASASTTMGFDQHNTRALVSLDFQATTSGSTPTYGLPVNGLINSANSIGVNFQLADYSGNNALFLTPAYVGNGATSTGTLAFSKSNVSTLYLLAGATGGGNQYQSFSATVNFADGTTQASTLTISDWYDGDGYAIQGIGRINTANNNLEGSATNPRLYEVALPLDAGNQYKTITGIAFSFEGSSSAEWASEIRLSVLAVSATASPALPSTVAVAVQGDVAATITTDGGTLQLTAAVTPATETVTWTIAEGSEFATISATGLVTALANGAVTVRATLTSDTTIYDDIEVVISNQVIAVTAVDVAVADDAPATITTDGGTLQLVATVTPDDASNADVTWAISAGSDFATISEDGLIRALANGTITVTVTTEDGSFTDTIDVVITGQVVVVTSITVTVENNAEPTIVTAGGTLQLVATILPENATDTDVVWTATPVGIVTVDENGLVTAVANGTAVVTATSASGATLSTSINITVNIPVSAVESFGKNAIAVYPNPATDMVQIKSQSIIKVVSVYDSLGKEVLRSLQPTLHMGLLSSGIYMLKAEFENGNVQVAKIVKN, encoded by the coding sequence ATGAAAAGAAAACTACTTTATCCATTTAGGTATGCAATCGCTTTCGGCTTTTTGTCGCTTAGCCCGGCAATATCTTTTGCGCAAACAGCTACACCTGTTACCATCACATCAGGTTTTAATCAGGATATTATAGCAAATGGTGTAGGCAATGCTTCGGCTTCTACAACCATGGGCTTTGATCAGCATAATACACGAGCGCTTGTTTCCCTGGATTTTCAGGCTACAACATCTGGCTCAACACCCACATACGGACTGCCGGTTAACGGATTGATCAATAGTGCAAATTCAATTGGCGTTAATTTTCAGCTAGCAGATTACAGTGGCAATAATGCCCTGTTCCTAACACCGGCTTATGTGGGTAATGGAGCAACGTCTACAGGAACCCTAGCATTCAGTAAATCAAACGTTAGTACCCTTTACCTTTTGGCAGGTGCTACAGGCGGCGGTAACCAGTACCAGTCGTTTTCTGCTACGGTAAATTTTGCAGATGGCACTACACAGGCTTCAACACTTACAATCAGCGACTGGTATGATGGCGACGGTTATGCTATACAAGGTATAGGGCGTATTAATACTGCTAACAACAACCTTGAAGGCAGCGCTACAAACCCAAGGCTTTATGAGGTAGCTCTGCCGCTTGATGCAGGTAATCAGTATAAAACCATAACCGGTATTGCCTTTAGTTTTGAAGGGTCATCTTCGGCAGAATGGGCAAGTGAGATACGTCTTTCAGTGCTTGCTGTTTCTGCAACAGCATCACCGGCATTACCATCTACAGTTGCAGTAGCGGTGCAGGGAGATGTTGCGGCTACCATAACTACAGATGGAGGTACGCTACAACTTACCGCAGCAGTAACACCGGCTACAGAGACTGTAACCTGGACTATTGCAGAAGGAAGCGAGTTTGCAACTATAAGTGCTACAGGCCTGGTAACAGCTCTGGCTAATGGTGCTGTAACAGTACGCGCAACGCTTACAAGTGATACTACAATTTATGATGATATTGAAGTTGTTATTTCTAATCAGGTAATTGCTGTAACAGCAGTTGATGTAGCTGTGGCAGATGATGCACCGGCAACAATAACTACAGATGGTGGTACACTACAGCTTGTGGCTACTGTTACTCCGGATGATGCAAGTAATGCAGATGTTACATGGGCTATTAGTGCAGGCAGTGATTTTGCTACGATAAGCGAAGACGGATTAATCAGGGCATTGGCTAACGGTACAATTACCGTTACTGTTACTACAGAAGACGGATCTTTTACAGATACGATTGATGTGGTTATTACAGGTCAGGTAGTTGTGGTTACAAGTATTACTGTAACTGTAGAAAACAATGCGGAGCCAACAATTGTTACCGCTGGTGGTACATTGCAGCTTGTTGCAACAATACTTCCTGAAAATGCTACAGATACAGATGTTGTATGGACTGCTACACCGGTAGGTATTGTAACCGTAGATGAAAATGGCCTTGTAACTGCTGTTGCAAATGGTACAGCCGTTGTTACTGCAACATCTGCGAGCGGAGCTACACTATCTACAAGTATTAACATTACCGTAAACATCCCGGTATCGGCAGTTGAAAGTTTTGGTAAAAATGCAATTGCAGTATACCCTAACCCTGCAACAGATATGGTTCAAATTAAATCACAGTCAATTATAAAAGTAGTTTCTGTTTATGATAGCCTGGGCAAAGAAGTGCTAAGGTCGTTACAGCCTACACTACATATGGGTTTACTTAGCAGCGGTATTTATATGCTGAAAGCTGAGTTTGAAAACGGCAATGTGCAAGTTGCCAAAATAGTTAAAAATTAA